CGGAAAGAGCGGCGCGCCGGCTTTCTCCGCATTGGCGCGCGCCTCGTCGACACTGGCGAGCGCCGACGCGAGCGAATAGTTGTGCTGCAGCCCGCGCTCGACGAGCGCGTCGAGCGCGGCGTCGCCATAGGCGCGCCACCAGCCGCTCGCGACCGGCACCGTGCCGGCGAGCGACGACTGCGCGGTGTCGTTCCATGCAACGGGCGCAGGCGGCGCCGGACGCTGGTAGGTCGGCACGAACGAACAGCCTGCCAACGAAGCCGCCAGCAACGTAACGGCAACCAGACCTTGAAATGGCACCTGCCATGGGGTGCGCCGGGGTGGCGGACCGTCCAACCGAAGCATCGATCGATTCCCTCGCAACTATTACGCGACGAGAATAGCGATGCGTACCTGTCCGGCCTTTCGCTCGAAGATTAAATAAATTTAATGGCTGGCGGCATGCGGCGTGAGCACGCTCAGGCATCACCTTGCAGCATGTAGCCAGCGCCGACGACGGTATGGATCAGCGGCTGCGCGAAATCGCGGTCGACCTTCCCGCGAAGCCGATGCACATGCATGTCGATCACGTTGCCGCGCGGCTCGAACTGGTAGTCCCAGGCCGCCTCGAGCAGCATGCTGCGCGTCACGATCTGCCCGGCGTGCCGCATCAGGCATTCGAGCAGCAGGTATTCGCGATGTTGCAGCTGCAGGTCGCGGCCGCCCCGGCTCGCCCGGCGCGTACGCCGGTCAAGCGACAGGTCGGCCACGCGCAGCGCGTCCTGCAGCCGCGTGCGGTCGGTGCGCCGTGCGAGCGCTTCGACACGCGCCAGCAACTCCGAGAACGCGTAGGGCTTGGCGAGGTAGTCGTCGCAGCCGGCGCGAATCCCGTCGACGCGGTCGCCCAGTCCCGCGATCGCGGACAGCATCAGCACCGGCGTCGCCCGATCCTGCTCGCGCAGGCACCGCACAAGCTCGACACCGTCGAGCCCGGGCAGCTTGCGATCGGTCACGATCACGTCGTAGATGCCTTCGCGCGCGAGCGCGAGCCCGAGCGCGCCATCGCCCGCGGTGTCCACGACGTGGCCGCTCTCCGTCAGGCCGCGCGCGATGAACTGCGCGCCGCGCGCGTCGTCTTCGACGATCAGGATCCGCATGCTGGAACGAATTAGGTTAAATTAATTTCATGTTGGCGCGAACCGGGTGTTGGACAAGCCGGCGCATACTGCCATCGCGTAGTGTACGCTTCGCGTCCGGCCGGCAGACCTTCGGCGGCCGGGCACACTTCCCTGGCGGATTCCTCATGTCAAACGTTCTGGTCGTCGAGGACGATCATCAGACCCTCGACGAAATCGTCTGCGCGCTCACCGATTACGGCTGGGTGGTCGAATCTGCCCGGACGGGGCGCGACGGCCTCATGCTCGCCGTCGCGAAACAGTACGACGCGATCGTGCTGGACCGGATGCTCGCCGGCGGACTCGAAGGTCTCGGCATGCTGGCGGCCATCCGGAGCGCCGGCGTGACGACGCCGGTGCTGATCCTGAGCGCGCTGTCCGCCGTCGACGAACGAGTGCGCGGCCTGCGCGCCGGCGGCGACGACTACCTGACCAAGCCGTTCGAGTTCATCGAACTGACGGCCCGCCTCGACGCGCTGATGCGCCGCCGCGACGGTCCCGTGAGCGCGGTGCAGGAATATCAGGTCGGGCCGCTCTCGCTCAACCTCCTGACCCGCGAAGTCGCGTGCGCCGGGCGGCCCGTCGCGCTGCTGCCGCGCGAATACCTGCTGCTCGAATTCCTGATGCGGCACGCCGACCAGACCGTGAGCCGCACGATGCTGTTCGAGGCCGTCTGGGGCTATCGCCTCGATGAGCGGACCAACGTGATCGACGTGCATGTGAGCCGCTTGCGCAAGAAGCTCGATCCGACCGGCAGGCTGTCGCTGATCCAGACCGTGCGCGGCTCGGGATATACGCTCCGTGCAGCTGACTGACCTCCACCGCACCACCAGCTTCCGGCTCGCGACGCTGTTCCTCGCGATGTTCGGCGTCGTCTCGGTCCTGCTGTTCGCCTACCTGTACATCGAGATCACCGGTTTCGAGACGGAGCGCGTCGACGACTGGCTGATCCGTGAACACGCCGCCACCGTACGCGACGACCACGCCGACCTGGCCGCGCGCTTCGCGCACCAGAGCCAGTTCGATCCCCGCCAGCAGCGGCCGTTCGGCCTGTTCGATGTGCAGGGCAAGCACCTCGCGGGCGGCTACGTGGGCGACCGGCCGCCGATCCCGGTATTCGACCAGCCGTTTCCGATGCGGCTGACCCTGGGCGGCGACCGCCACGCGCCGGGCCGCTGCATCGCCACGCAGTTGCCGGACGGCCGCACCGCGCTGCAATGCCAGAACACGCGCGACCTCGATCACTTCGACGAGGAGCTGCTGCACGTGCTGGTGACAGCCGGCCTGCTGATGCTGCTGACGGGGCTCGTCGGCGCCGCGATCGTCGGCGTCGGCGCGGTGCGGCGGCTCGACGCCGTCACGCACTCGATCGAGGAGATCGTGTCCGGCAACCTGAGCCGGCGCCTGCCCGTGCACACGAAACACGACGACGTCGGACGGCTCGTGCACGTCGTCAACGGCATGCTCGACGAGATCGAGCGGCTGATGCACGAGGTCAAGGGCGTATGCGACGCGATCGCGCACGACTTGCGCACGCCGCTCACTCGCCTGCTCGCGGGGCTCGAGCGCGCCCAGCGGCGCGCACGGTCCGAGGCCGACTATCGTGCGGCGATCGACGACACGATCGCCGAGACGGGCAGCATCCTGCACACCTTCAATGCGCTGCTGCGCATTTCCGAGATCGAGTCCCACGCGCGCCAGCAGAGTTTCGCCCGGGTGGATCTCGCCACGGTCACCAACGACGTCGTCGAATACTACGAACCCACCGCCGAAGACAAGCGCGTCACGCTCGACTACCGCCGGGTGCAGGACGGTCCGCTCGAACTGCAGGGCGACCGCAACCTCCTGTTCGAAGCGCTGGCCAATCTCGTCGACAACGCGATCAAGTTTGCCCCGGAAGGCGGGCATGTGTCGATCCAGCCGTTTCGCGACGCGACGGGCATCGGCATCACGATCGCCGACGACGGCCCCGGCATCCCGCCCGAGGAACGGCAGACGGTGCTACGGCGGTTCTATCGCGCGGAGGCGAGCCGCCATACCCCCGGCAGCGGTCTCGGGCTCAGCCTCGCCGCCGCCGTCGCGACGATGCATGGGATGGCGCTGCGCTTCAACGACGTCGCGGCCGGCTGCAGCGTCACGCTGCTGGTGCCGCGCGGGCGGAACGCAGTCTCTCGCCGGCCGGCGCCGCGCGAATGATGCGGTTCGCGTCGAAGGCGGCGTCGATCGACGCCTGTCGGACCTGAAACTTCCGGCATGACGTCATGGCTTCTGCCAACGCCGACATCGGGCGGCCGTGACGCGACGGAGACGATGCATCACCGGCCGCGGCCGCTCAGTGCAGCGTACGCAGCGCCTCGTCGACGAACGCATTGGTATAGGTCCGATCGACCTTCACCGACGCATAGGCCGGATTCGCCGCAGCGAGTACCTGCCACTCCTTCGTCGCGCCGTCGTCCGGCATGCGTCCATCGTTCGCGAACATCGGGATCTCCTCCTTCAGCACCTTCAGATACGCAGCACGGTCCTTGCCGCTGATCTCCGGCGGAATGACGGCCATGATCTGCTCGGGAGAATGCGAATTGATGTACTGCAGCGTGCGCACGAACGCGCCGGCCAGATGCCGCGCAATCTCCGGATGCGCCCGCACCCGTGCGCTCGACATATAGACCGTGCTCGACGGAAACAGCGAGCCCAGACTGCGGCGCGTGCCGTCGACCGACGTCAGGTCCGCGAACACCGTCGCCACGCCTTTCGATTCGTAGACATCCCCGTCGGGCGTCGGCGCGACGACGAAGTCGGCCGTGCCGTTACGCAGCGCGTCGACGTTCTTGTCCTTGCCGTCCGTCCCGAGCCGCGTGTAGTCGCCGATGCCGTGACCGCCCGCCAGCACGAGCGCATTCGCGACCGTGCTCTTCGACGAACCGGCGCCGCCCGCGATGAAGCGCGCGCCCTTGAGATCGGTCACGCCCGGGTATTTCTCCTTCGCCTGATTCGCGACGAGCACCTTCGCGCCCGGCGTCACGCCGAGCGTGACGACCGCCTCCGTATCGATGCCGTGCGCCTGGTTGACGACGTTGTGATGGTAATAGGCGACCACCGCGTCGACCCGACCGTCCTTCAGCATGTCGGCAGTCGATACGTCGTCGCGGATGTTCATCACGGTCACGGTCGCGTTGCCGTCGTTCAGGTAGCCGAGGCGCTCCGCGAGCACGACCGGGAAATTGCGGATGGCCTTGATCTCGTCGACGAGCAGGACAATGCGCTGCGGCGACGCATCGGTTGCGGGCGCGGCCGGTTCGGCGGCGCCTGCCTGCGCGCCGAGCAGGCAGGCGCAAACCACGGCGAGTGCGAGTTTTTTCATCGGATGCTCCTGTGAGCGGACGGGTTATTGATTCACGGCGACGGGATCGGCGATCACCACCTGTTCTTCGGCGCGGACATTCTTCTTGCTGTCGCTGATCGACTTCCATTCGGGGTTGTGCTTCAGGCGTTCGCGAACCTTGTCCACCACGGCCTCGCGCGCGCTGAGCGCCGCCTCGTCCTTGTACTGCAGGATCACCATCGCGCTCCACGGGCGGCCGGCCGGGAACTGGCTCGTGTAGAGCGCATAGCCCGACAGCACGCCCTCGTCCATCCATCCGTTGAACTGCGGAATCACGTAGGCGTCCGCGTACTTCTCGTAGTCGCCGGCCGAAACGAGCGTCTTGTACGGGATGACCACGTACACGGGATTCGGCGATTTCGCATCAAGCGCCGCCGCACGTTTGGTATCGACCGGCGTCGTACGAATCGAAGTCGTCACCGCGAGCGCCTTCCCGGACAGCGCAGCAGGCCGCGCCTGCTCGACCGTACGCCAGCGGTACAGGTCGTCCGGGGTCGCGAACGTCAGCAATGCCATCGCGTCCCAGTTGTCCGAATCGGCATAGCGGTTGAACAGCAGGCTGTATTGCCTGATCCGCCCGTCGTGCTTCCAGCGCGCGAGTTCAGGTGCGGTCGACTGCTCCAGTTCGTGGCGTAGCGCGGGCCGATTCGCAGGCGCGGTCTGGTAGGTGATGATCAACGACAGCGCGCCGTTGTCCGACGGTTGCGCCGCCCATGCGGCGCCAGCATGCGGCATGGCGGCCTGCACGACGACGACGATGGCGATGGCGAAGAGACGGCCGATGGCCCGAATCGAGAGGGGTTTCATGATGGCTCCGTCAAGGATGAGCAGGGTATGGCTTGTGCGTGGCGTCAGAAATCGATCTTCGCGACCGCCTTCACGCTGCGGTCCATCCCGGTGCCGAGCGTGCCCGTCTGCACGGAGTTCCAGTAGCGCTTGTTGAACAGGTTGTCGACGGCCAGCCTGAAATCGACGTGCTTGCCGGCGATCCGGGTCGTGTAGCTGGCGCCGAGCGAGTAGATGGTGTAGCCGGGGATGTATCCCTGGTTCTGCGGATTGACCGGGCGCTTGGTGATGAACGATGCCCGCACGGACAGCGACAGGCCGGGCAGCCAGAGCGGGCGGTGCGTCAGCGCAACGTTGCCGACCCACTTCGGCGTGTTTTCCGGCACGAGCCCCTTGATCGACATGTCGCTCACCGGGTTCTGCACCGCGTGCATGTACTGGATCGCCTCCGACAACGACCACTGGCGCGAAATCTCCTGCGTGAGCACCGCTTCCGCGCCCCGGTATTCGATCGTGCCGTCGTTGCTGAAGATCTGCGTGACCGAATTGGTCACCGCATTGGCGCGCTTGATGTCGAACACGGACGCGCTGAATTGCAGCCACCGGAAGTAGTGATCGCGCACGCCGATTTCGTACTGCGTCGACACGGCCGGCGCGAGGACCTGGTAAGCGTTCTTCGCGTTCGCGGGTGCGACGCCGCCATCCTCGAGGCCTTTCATGTAGCTGGCGAACAGCGTGGTGGTCGGCAGCACGTCGTAGAGGATCCCGAATGCCGGCGACGCGACCCAGGTCGACGACGACACGAAGCCGTCGTTCGCGGAAGACCGGCTCTCGCGAAACCCGATCAGGAACTTCCACTTCGGGCCGACGCCGACGACGTCGTAGGTATAGAGACCGGTATCCGCGTTGACTTGCTTCGGCAGCGACGTATTGGGCCGGGTCGGCACCGGCGCGGGCAACGGAACGGGATCGAAGATATTGACCCGGACCGGCAACACGATCGTGTTTTGTGCGGGCGTCTCCGCGATCCGCTCGCTGCGCGACACGCCGAACGTGATGTCGTGCGTGAGCGGGCCCGTGGAGAACTGACCGAGCAGTTCCACCCGCTTGTACTTGTTGAAGTAGACCTGCGTCACCTCGCTGACGGTCGGGATGCCGCCCGCCCCGGTGAACACGTTGTAGCCGCCGATCCGCGTCGTCAGGCGCGAGCGATCCGAATCCGACTGGCCGATTTCGGCGAGCACCTTCCAGCCCGGCGCGATGTCGTAGTCGACGCGCCCCTGGACGTTTGTCGTCTTCGCGGAGAATACCGCCCATGGGCCCGAGATCAGGTTCCTCGGATCCGGCACGCGCGGCAACGTAATGTGTCCTTTGACTGCTGTCGGCAGGCTGATGCTGCCCTGCTCGACGACCTCCTTCCGGTATGTCTCGACATCGAACTGGAAGTGCAGGCGGTTGGTGACCTGCCAGTCGGCGCCCACGCTGCCGAACCAGCCGCGTCCTTGCGCGCCATGCACGCCGTTCTCGAGATGCGTGTCCGACGCGTTCACGCGGATACCGAACTGTTTTTCGCTGCCGAACCGATGGCTCACGTCGGCCGCGACACCGATCTGCCCGAACGAGTTGCCAAGCAGCGCGAGCGATGCGACGTCCTTGTCCATCGGCGCGCGCTTCGTCACCATGTTGAGAATGCCCGCAGGGCTTGCGACGCCGAACATCAGCGCGTTCGCGCCCTTCAGCGTCTCCACGCGCTGCTTGTCCTCTGCCGGCACCGACATCACGTTCGCGGTCGGCAGTCCGCCGTTGAGCCGGTAGTTCGCGAACAGGTTGACCTTGATGCCACGAATGCTGGCTGCGTCGGCGGGGCTGCCCGACGAGTTGGTCGGCGCGACACCGGCCTGGTTCTTGACTGCGTCGGTCACCCCTTCCTGCGCGGTCTGCAGCGCGCCGGCGCCCGTCACCTCCTTGGTCATCGGCAGCGATTCCTTGTTGCCGAGCGCCTGCGCGTCGAGTCCCGCCGCAACGACCGACGTCGCCGGCTCGAGCTGCCTCGGTTCATAGAGCGCCGCCGCGTCGCGGATCCGTTCACGCAATTCGTCGCGGATCTTCTCGGCCTTCTTCACGAGCGACGCCTGATCATCGCCGGCGCGGTACGGCATCACGACGCCAAGCGCGCCGATCGTCCGGCCGCCGGCATCCAGCAACGGCAACTCCACTTCGAGACGATCGCCGTCGTGGCCGACCTCGAGATGAGGTTTGCCGGTCTCGATCACGCGCCGATCGTCCGCGTCGGCCGGTTTGCCGATTCGCCCGATGTTCGACGCGACGATCGGATAGTCGCCATCGCCGCCCGGACGCGCGGCGTGCAGCGCGAGCACCATCACGTCGCGGCGTTTGCGGACCACGTCGTCGACGAGCGTCTGCGCGTAGGGATTCGACGGAATGCCCGGGTGCGCGAGCACCGGATCGAACAGCTCGCTGCCGTAGCGGATCTGCCGGCCCAGCTCGTCGCGGATCAGCGCGCCCGCGCGGATCAGCGCTTCCTTGTCGAGCCCCGATCCGGGCGGATACGGGAACGTCACTTCGACCTCGCCGATCACCTTGCGCGTGACGTCAAGCAGCGGCAGATGCACCTCGACGTTCTGGTCGGCCAGCTTGTTCACCTCCACGAACGGCGTGCCGGTTCTGATCACGTCGAGATCGTCGGGATCCGATTTCATGCCGACCCGGTTCGCCGATTTCGCCGCGACGATCACGTTTTCCGTCCCGCCGGGAGGACGCATGTGAAGATCCAGCTCGACGAGTTCCGGGTGCAGCGCGACCGTGCGATCCACCAGCTGCTGGGCATAATCCTTCGCGGGGCCCTGCCCGGGCACCTGCGCATTCTCGCGCGGGCCGCTGTCGACCTGCGCGTACAGCGCCGGGGAAAACAATGCCAACACGGCCATTGCCACCATCGTTCTTCTGATCACGGTCTCCTCCAGGTTGCTTGCATTATCCGTCTTCGTTCCGGTCCGGCGGCGACGTCCTCGCCTGCCGTCCGGTCAGATATCCAGCACCAGCAGATCCCCCTTCGCGCGCGAACAGCAGGGCGTGAAATGCCCGTGCCGCTCCCGCTGCACAGCCGTCAGCACGCAGTCGAGATGTTCGACTTCGCCGGCAATCACCCGCGTGACGCAGGTGCCGCAGACACCCTGCTCGCACGACGTCGGGATCCTGACGCCGTGTTCGGCCAGTGACGCGGAAACGGACCGATGCTCAGGAATCCGGTACACCTTGCCCGTGCTGGCGAGCTGTACGTCGAACGCACGTGTCGTCGCAGGCTTTCGGGCATTCGACGCGAAGCGCTCGCAGTGCAGTTGCCGTTCGGGCCAGCCGCGGTTGCGCGCGGCGCACAACACCGCATCGATGAAGCCGGCCGGCCCGCACACGTACAGATGCGTGAGAGGCAACTGGCTGTCGAGCACGCGTTCGATATCGAAACGTTGCTCCGCGCGTCCGTCGCTGAAGTGGAACCTGGTCCGGCCAGCGAACGGCGCGCGTGCCAGCCGCTGCACGAATGCGGCACGCGACTGCGAGCGTGCGCAGTAGTGCAGCTCGAAATGGGCATGGCGCCGCGCGAGCCGCTCCGCCATGCCGAGGATCGGCGTGATGCCGATGCCGCCCGCGAGCAGGAGCGAACGCTTCGCGGTCTCGTCCAACGCAAAGCGATTGACCGGCGCCCCGATCTCGAGCAGATCGCCTTCGCGAACCCGCTCATGCATGGCCGTCGATCCGCCGCGCGAATGCTCGACGCGCAGCACGGCAATCAGGTAGCGGCGCCGTTCGCGCGGATCGCCGCAAAGCGAATACTGGCGCACGAGGCCATCGTCGAGATGCACGTCGATATGCGCGCCGGCCGTGAACGGCGGCAGCTTGCGCCCTGCCGGATCCGTCAGTTCGAACGCACACACGCCGTCGGCTTCGATGGTCTTCTTCGCGACGCGCACGGTCAGGCGCACATCGCTCGCGGCCGGACGCCGCATGCGTCGCAGAGCGTTCCGGATGCCCGTGTACGCGAGCACCGGTACCGCCAGCGCGCCGAACAGCAGGAGCAACTGCCCGAACATGCCGCCGATCGCGCCGGTGTGCCACGACAATGCCCAGAAATACAGCTTGTGTCCGACGCTGCTCCGCGCATACGGAACGAAGCGCAGCACCTTGCCCGTGTAGGCATCGATGAACAGCATCGTTCGCGCATTCGGATGCGGCGCGTCGCGATCGATCAGATACATCTCGACCGGGTCGCGCGGTTTCGCGGGGATATGCAGCAATGCATCCTGCGGATCGGGCGAAAGCGACTGCGCGGTGCGCCAGAAGCTTTCGAGCGCTTGCCGCTTCGCGCCGTGCGCGGGCACCTCCGACTTCGGCGGCCTGGCGGGCCGCGGTGATCCGACGACCCCGTAGATGCCCTGCGCGTACCAGTCGAACGCCCATGGCAATCCGGTCAGCACCATCGACAGCAGGATCGCGCCCGCATAGGCACCGGCCGTCCGATGCAGCCGATACGCAAACGCCTGTCCACGCGCACCGGCCCCGAACGCGAACGCGGCCCGCCAGCCGTGACGCGAGCGCGGCCACCAGAGCATGACGCCACCGCCGATCATCAGTATCCCGAACAGGATCGCGCTCGTGCCGGTAATCAGGCTTCCGTGCTTCATGAAACGAAACCGATGGATCTGCTCGATGGTGCCGAGCAGGCCGCCGTACCGCGCACGTTCGCCCAACACTGCGCCGGTGCAGGGATCGAGGTAGACGAAATGCTGGTCGGTGAAGCGAACCATCGCGGACGGCATGCGCGCTGCTCCGCGCTTGCCCGCGACGAGCCGGATGTAATCGAGCATCGCCGCAGGCCGTGACGCGGCGGCATTCGCGGCCAGCGTATCGAGCGGCACGCGCGCGGTGCAGGCCGGCACCGTCAGCAGATTGCGATCGAGCACCGGCTCGAGGTCGGGGCGGAATACGATCGATGCACCCGTGATCGCCATCACGAGAATCACGACGCCTACGGTCAGACCGCACCAGCGATGGACCTGCATGACGAGAGGACGGAAAGCGGGTTTCATGGCGTTGCCCGAGCGACGGCTGTTCATGTCCATCATCTTTGTAGGCCAACCTGAACGAAAGCTGAATTCAGGAAAATGTCGGGGTAAATCCCGACGCGAGCGTGCGTCACGTCGATGCGGAATTTCCTCGACACGCGCTTGCGCGCCGCCAACCTGAACCGGACATGAACGCTTCCTGAATTTTCGTTCAGGAAGATCAGGAAAACCCCCGCCAAGGCCACGCCTGGCTTGTCACGGCCATCCGCCTGCGCTAGCCTGAAACTACCCCCGGACAGGCAGTTCCATCATGAAGATCCTTATCGTTGAAGACCAGCGCAAGCTCGGCCTGTTTCTCAAGCAGGCGCTGAGCGAACGCACGTACACGGTGACGTGGGTCGAGAGTTGCGCCCAGGCGCGCGAAGCGCTGTGCGAGTCGAGCTACGACGTCATCGTGCTCGACCTCGGCTTGCCCGACGGCGACGGGCTCGACCTGCTGCGTGAATGGCGCAGCGCCGGCTTCAACGAGCCGGTGCTGATCCTGAGTGCGCGCGACGCCGTCGAGGATCGCGTCAAGGGGCTCGACGTGGGTGCCGACGACTACCTGCCCAAACCCTTCAGCCTGGAAGAACTGCTCGCGCGCATGCGCTCGCTGCTCCGCCGCCAGTCCTCGGTCAAGGAAACCGTCCTGCAGCACCAGGGCATCAAGCTCGACCTGCTGAGCCGCACGGTCCATCTGAACGGCAAGCCGATCGACCTGACGAGCCGCGAATTCGCGCTGCTGGAAATCTTCCTGCAGAATCCCGGTCGCATCCTGACGCGAACCCTCATCGCGGAGAAGATCTGGGAGTCCCATTACGACGTCGACACCAACCTGCTCGACGTCTACATGAGCCGGCTGCGCGGCAAATTCGAAGCGCCGCTAGGCAAGCCGCTGTTCAAGACGGTGCGCGGCGTCGGCTATCAACTTCTATGAAATCCATCGGCGCACGCCTCGCGATTTGCTACGTTCTCGCGTCGACGGTCACGTTCGCGTCGCTGTTCCTGGCCGGACGGTATTTCATCGAACATCACGCGATCCACGCGCTGGATCTGCTCAATCAATCGGAGTTCGAACAGATCCGCGCCGCAGGCGCCCCGCTCGGCGCGAAGCCGTCGGAGGCGGAGTTGCGCCAGCGCGTACAGGCGATGATGTCCGACAACCTGGAGCTGTTCTTTACCGAGATCTACGGGCCAGGCAGCACGGTCGTGTTTCGCTCGCCGGATCTTCGCGGCCGCGATATCGCGCCGTCGCCTCAGCGGCAGGCGTTCAATGCGAATGTCGAAGGGCTCGGCGAACTGCGCGCGGGCAAGTTCGCGCTCGGGCCGTATACGGTAGTGGTGGCGACGACAAAGGAGCACGTGCGCGTGGTGATGAGCGCGTACGAGCATACGTTCTACGGGCTGCTGCTCGTCATGATCGCGATCAGCAGCGTGAT
The DNA window shown above is from Burkholderia pyrrocinia and carries:
- a CDS encoding sensor histidine kinase, yielding MQLTDLHRTTSFRLATLFLAMFGVVSVLLFAYLYIEITGFETERVDDWLIREHAATVRDDHADLAARFAHQSQFDPRQQRPFGLFDVQGKHLAGGYVGDRPPIPVFDQPFPMRLTLGGDRHAPGRCIATQLPDGRTALQCQNTRDLDHFDEELLHVLVTAGLLMLLTGLVGAAIVGVGAVRRLDAVTHSIEEIVSGNLSRRLPVHTKHDDVGRLVHVVNGMLDEIERLMHEVKGVCDAIAHDLRTPLTRLLAGLERAQRRARSEADYRAAIDDTIAETGSILHTFNALLRISEIESHARQQSFARVDLATVTNDVVEYYEPTAEDKRVTLDYRRVQDGPLELQGDRNLLFEALANLVDNAIKFAPEGGHVSIQPFRDATGIGITIADDGPGIPPEERQTVLRRFYRAEASRHTPGSGLGLSLAAAVATMHGMALRFNDVAAGCSVTLLVPRGRNAVSRRPAPRE
- a CDS encoding response regulator transcription factor translates to MRILIVEDDARGAQFIARGLTESGHVVDTAGDGALGLALAREGIYDVIVTDRKLPGLDGVELVRCLREQDRATPVLMLSAIAGLGDRVDGIRAGCDDYLAKPYAFSELLARVEALARRTDRTRLQDALRVADLSLDRRTRRASRGGRDLQLQHREYLLLECLMRHAGQIVTRSMLLEAAWDYQFEPRGNVIDMHVHRLRGKVDRDFAQPLIHTVVGAGYMLQGDA
- a CDS encoding TonB-dependent siderophore receptor, translated to MIRRTMVAMAVLALFSPALYAQVDSGPRENAQVPGQGPAKDYAQQLVDRTVALHPELVELDLHMRPPGGTENVIVAAKSANRVGMKSDPDDLDVIRTGTPFVEVNKLADQNVEVHLPLLDVTRKVIGEVEVTFPYPPGSGLDKEALIRAGALIRDELGRQIRYGSELFDPVLAHPGIPSNPYAQTLVDDVVRKRRDVMVLALHAARPGGDGDYPIVASNIGRIGKPADADDRRVIETGKPHLEVGHDGDRLEVELPLLDAGGRTIGALGVVMPYRAGDDQASLVKKAEKIRDELRERIRDAAALYEPRQLEPATSVVAAGLDAQALGNKESLPMTKEVTGAGALQTAQEGVTDAVKNQAGVAPTNSSGSPADAASIRGIKVNLFANYRLNGGLPTANVMSVPAEDKQRVETLKGANALMFGVASPAGILNMVTKRAPMDKDVASLALLGNSFGQIGVAADVSHRFGSEKQFGIRVNASDTHLENGVHGAQGRGWFGSVGADWQVTNRLHFQFDVETYRKEVVEQGSISLPTAVKGHITLPRVPDPRNLISGPWAVFSAKTTNVQGRVDYDIAPGWKVLAEIGQSDSDRSRLTTRIGGYNVFTGAGGIPTVSEVTQVYFNKYKRVELLGQFSTGPLTHDITFGVSRSERIAETPAQNTIVLPVRVNIFDPVPLPAPVPTRPNTSLPKQVNADTGLYTYDVVGVGPKWKFLIGFRESRSSANDGFVSSSTWVASPAFGILYDVLPTTTLFASYMKGLEDGGVAPANAKNAYQVLAPAVSTQYEIGVRDHYFRWLQFSASVFDIKRANAVTNSVTQIFSNDGTIEYRGAEAVLTQEISRQWSLSEAIQYMHAVQNPVSDMSIKGLVPENTPKWVGNVALTHRPLWLPGLSLSVRASFITKRPVNPQNQGYIPGYTIYSLGASYTTRIAGKHVDFRLAVDNLFNKRYWNSVQTGTLGTGMDRSVKAVAKIDF
- a CDS encoding PepSY domain-containing protein gives rise to the protein MKPAFRPLVMQVHRWCGLTVGVVILVMAITGASIVFRPDLEPVLDRNLLTVPACTARVPLDTLAANAAASRPAAMLDYIRLVAGKRGAARMPSAMVRFTDQHFVYLDPCTGAVLGERARYGGLLGTIEQIHRFRFMKHGSLITGTSAILFGILMIGGGVMLWWPRSRHGWRAAFAFGAGARGQAFAYRLHRTAGAYAGAILLSMVLTGLPWAFDWYAQGIYGVVGSPRPARPPKSEVPAHGAKRQALESFWRTAQSLSPDPQDALLHIPAKPRDPVEMYLIDRDAPHPNARTMLFIDAYTGKVLRFVPYARSSVGHKLYFWALSWHTGAIGGMFGQLLLLFGALAVPVLAYTGIRNALRRMRRPAASDVRLTVRVAKKTIEADGVCAFELTDPAGRKLPPFTAGAHIDVHLDDGLVRQYSLCGDPRERRRYLIAVLRVEHSRGGSTAMHERVREGDLLEIGAPVNRFALDETAKRSLLLAGGIGITPILGMAERLARRHAHFELHYCARSQSRAAFVQRLARAPFAGRTRFHFSDGRAEQRFDIERVLDSQLPLTHLYVCGPAGFIDAVLCAARNRGWPERQLHCERFASNARKPATTRAFDVQLASTGKVYRIPEHRSVSASLAEHGVRIPTSCEQGVCGTCVTRVIAGEVEHLDCVLTAVQRERHGHFTPCCSRAKGDLLVLDI
- a CDS encoding response regulator transcription factor: MKILIVEDQRKLGLFLKQALSERTYTVTWVESCAQAREALCESSYDVIVLDLGLPDGDGLDLLREWRSAGFNEPVLILSARDAVEDRVKGLDVGADDYLPKPFSLEELLARMRSLLRRQSSVKETVLQHQGIKLDLLSRTVHLNGKPIDLTSREFALLEIFLQNPGRILTRTLIAEKIWESHYDVDTNLLDVYMSRLRGKFEAPLGKPLFKTVRGVGYQLL
- a CDS encoding response regulator transcription factor, whose translation is MSNVLVVEDDHQTLDEIVCALTDYGWVVESARTGRDGLMLAVAKQYDAIVLDRMLAGGLEGLGMLAAIRSAGVTTPVLILSALSAVDERVRGLRAGGDDYLTKPFEFIELTARLDALMRRRDGPVSAVQEYQVGPLSLNLLTREVACAGRPVALLPREYLLLEFLMRHADQTVSRTMLFEAVWGYRLDERTNVIDVHVSRLRKKLDPTGRLSLIQTVRGSGYTLRAAD
- a CDS encoding ABC transporter substrate-binding protein codes for the protein MKKLALAVVCACLLGAQAGAAEPAAPATDASPQRIVLLVDEIKAIRNFPVVLAERLGYLNDGNATVTVMNIRDDVSTADMLKDGRVDAVVAYYHHNVVNQAHGIDTEAVVTLGVTPGAKVLVANQAKEKYPGVTDLKGARFIAGGAGSSKSTVANALVLAGGHGIGDYTRLGTDGKDKNVDALRNGTADFVVAPTPDGDVYESKGVATVFADLTSVDGTRRSLGSLFPSSTVYMSSARVRAHPEIARHLAGAFVRTLQYINSHSPEQIMAVIPPEISGKDRAAYLKVLKEEIPMFANDGRMPDDGATKEWQVLAAANPAYASVKVDRTYTNAFVDEALRTLH